The Deltaproteobacteria bacterium IMCC39524 genomic interval CCAGAATGGGAAAGCCCAACACTCCAGGTAAGAAAATCAGTTTAACAGATTTATAGACGGACACAAAGTCTACAGCGACCGGAATTACGCCTCCGCTGCGCTGATTCCCGCGAGGTACCCCGTCGACCAACACTCCTGCAGGTTGAAACCACCGGTAGGACCATCGAGATCGATCATTTCACCGGCGAAAAAGAGATTCTTCACCCGCTTCGAGCGCATGCTGCGCATATCGATATCTTTCAGGGAAACGCCCCCGGAGGTGACAATCGCCTTACGGAAGCCTGCGCAACTTGAGACACTCAGCTCAAGCTCCTTGAAAAGCTTAAGCAAGCGCTGCCTCTCCACCTTCGTCACCGAATGACATTTTTTTTTCGGATCGATGCCAACCAGTCGCAAGAAAACCGGAATCATATCGCGCGGCAGCAGGCCGCCGAGGGATTTGCCAAACTCCAGATTACTCTGCTCAGCCAGCTCTCTCTGTAAACGTTTGTCGAATAGCTCCGTAGCAACCGCCGGCTTTAAATCGAGAAGAAGTTTCACCTCTCCCTTCTTGAGCTCATCACGGATACGACTGCTCATGTCGAGGATAATCGGCCCACCGATTCCTGCGCGGGTAAAGAAGGCTTCACCGAAACGCTCGTCGACCTTCTTGCCATCAACACAGAGCGAAATCCGGACATTCTTCAGGTTGAAGTTGCTGACCTCGGCAGTCCAGGCGTCATTAAGCTTCACCGGCACCAGGGCTGCTTCAGGCTTCACCACGCGATGCCCGCAAGCTTTGGCCCAGGCATAACCATCACCCGTGCACCCGGTTTCCGGATAAGACAGGCCGCCGGTCGC includes:
- a CDS encoding NAD(P)/FAD-dependent oxidoreductase, with translation MKNYDVIVVGGGPAGLFAAGFAARKGAKVLLLEKNSHCGAKILITGKGRCNVTHSEDDPRKFVEHFGRNGKALLTALYAFGVKDVVSFFEEQGVPLKVERGGRIFPDKGEAKDVQKAVIAFARDAGVEMRTSCTVKKLRIEDDIIKALETTAGAFSADNIIVATGGLSYPETGCTGDGYAWAKACGHRVVKPEAALVPVKLNDAWTAEVSNFNLKNVRISLCVDGKKVDERFGEAFFTRAGIGGPIILDMSSRIRDELKKGEVKLLLDLKPAVATELFDKRLQRELAEQSNLEFGKSLGGLLPRDMIPVFLRLVGIDPKKKCHSVTKVERQRLLKLFKELELSVSSCAGFRKAIVTSGGVSLKDIDMRSMRSKRVKNLFFAGEMIDLDGPTGGFNLQECWSTGYLAGISAAEA